One segment of Sesamum indicum cultivar Zhongzhi No. 13 linkage group LG4, S_indicum_v1.0, whole genome shotgun sequence DNA contains the following:
- the LOC105159869 gene encoding peptide chain release factor PrfB3, chloroplastic isoform X2, with protein MKMAAESLRPGFFNEAQFKNRGSFSSYYPKMRASASFSSRAFRASQEPLDDDKNKFYKELGMFSLRKRIEDSILRAQMLAPTALELEEAKHVNQEEVVRDYDLWDDLSKSNEILIKLADSAKAEEAKLITELAGVDAINYALFKQAYSVSLDVNKFLDKYEMSKLLKGPYDTEGACITLESRHGDIYSERWVGQLTQMYMKWAERQGHAGRIVERCPSNNGGLRSATIELEFRFAYGYLSGERGVHSVIRNFENNSGHREATLASVDVIPLFIESSPDLSIDDKDILVSYPSHCEDSPCRTSPAVHVQHIPTGLEVRSTGERSRFANKVKAINRLKAKLLVLLRDQGLSSVNSIKKGATRATSSQETRKYVLRPSKMVHDLKCGVQLPDVNAVLNGNLDPLIAAHINSRQSSICQ; from the exons ATGAAAATGGCGGCTGAATCTCTCCGCCCAGGATTTTTTAATGAGGCCCAGTTCAAGAATCGTGGGAGCTTCTCAAgttattatccaaaaatgCGTGCTTCTGCAAGTTTCAGCTCAAGAGCTTTTCGGGCTTCTCAAGAACCTCTTGATGATGACAAGAACAAGTTCTACAAAGAACTGG GTATGTTCTCCTTGAGGAAGAGAATAGAAGATTCTATTCTCCGTGCGCAGATGTTAGCACCGACAGCCTTGGAGCTTGAAGAAGCGAAGCATGTCAATCAGGAAGAAGTTGTTCGTGATTATGACTTATGGGATGACCTAAGTAAATCAAATGAAATCCTTATCAAACTGGCCGATAGTGCTAAG GCAGAGGAAGCTAAACTCATCACAGAGCTTGCAGGGGTGGATGCTATTAATTATGCACTTTTTAAGCAAGCATACAGTGTTTCTTTGGACGTAAACAAGTTTCTGGATAAGTATGAGATGTCCAAGCTTCTTAAGGGGCCATATGACACGGAGGGAGCATGCATCACTCTTGAATCCAGACATGGAGACATTTACTCTGAG AGATGGGTAGGACAACTCACACAGATGTACATGAAATGGGCTGAAAGGCAGGGCCATGCAGGGAGGATAGTAGAGAGATGTCCTTCCAATAATGGTGGTCTCAGGTCTGCTACGATTGAACTAGAATTCAGATTTGCTTATGGCTATCTATCAGGGGAAAGAGGGGTCCACTCTGTGATtagaaattttgagaataacAGTGGCCATCGTGAG GCTACTTTGGCATCAGTGGATGTGATTCCTCTATTCATTGAATCATCTCCTGATCTGTCAATTGATGACAAGGATATACTCGTTTCGTACCCTTCACATTGTGAGGACAGTCCATGTCGGACTTCACCAGCTGTTCATGTTCAGCACATACCAACAGGTTTAGAAGTTCGATCCACGG GTGAAAGGAGTCGCTTTGCAAACAAGGTAAAAGCAATCAACCGTTTGAAGGCTAAACTTCTCGTTCTTCTAAGGGACCAAGGACTATCTAGCGTAAATAGTATCAAGAAAGGTGCTACAAGGGCTACGTCGAGTCAAGAAACTCGGAAGTATGTGCTGCGGCCGAGCAAGATGGTGCATGATCTGAAGTGTGGTGTTCAGCTTCCTGATGTAAATGCTGTTTTAAATGGAAATCTTGACCCTCTTATTGCTGCTCACATCAATTCTAGACAATCTAGTATTTGTCAATAA
- the LOC105159869 gene encoding peptide chain release factor PrfB3, chloroplastic isoform X1 — MKMAAESLRPGFFNEAQFKNRGSFSSYYPKMRASASFSSRAFRASQEPLDDDKNKFYKELGMFSLRKRIEDSILRAQMLAPTALELEEAKHVNQEEVVRDYDLWDDLSKSNEILIKLADSAKVVDTLRDLKYKAEEAKLITELAGVDAINYALFKQAYSVSLDVNKFLDKYEMSKLLKGPYDTEGACITLESRHGDIYSERWVGQLTQMYMKWAERQGHAGRIVERCPSNNGGLRSATIELEFRFAYGYLSGERGVHSVIRNFENNSGHREATLASVDVIPLFIESSPDLSIDDKDILVSYPSHCEDSPCRTSPAVHVQHIPTGLEVRSTGERSRFANKVKAINRLKAKLLVLLRDQGLSSVNSIKKGATRATSSQETRKYVLRPSKMVHDLKCGVQLPDVNAVLNGNLDPLIAAHINSRQSSICQ, encoded by the exons ATGAAAATGGCGGCTGAATCTCTCCGCCCAGGATTTTTTAATGAGGCCCAGTTCAAGAATCGTGGGAGCTTCTCAAgttattatccaaaaatgCGTGCTTCTGCAAGTTTCAGCTCAAGAGCTTTTCGGGCTTCTCAAGAACCTCTTGATGATGACAAGAACAAGTTCTACAAAGAACTGG GTATGTTCTCCTTGAGGAAGAGAATAGAAGATTCTATTCTCCGTGCGCAGATGTTAGCACCGACAGCCTTGGAGCTTGAAGAAGCGAAGCATGTCAATCAGGAAGAAGTTGTTCGTGATTATGACTTATGGGATGACCTAAGTAAATCAAATGAAATCCTTATCAAACTGGCCGATAGTGCTAAGGTGGTCGATACTCTTAGGGATCTTAAGTATAAG GCAGAGGAAGCTAAACTCATCACAGAGCTTGCAGGGGTGGATGCTATTAATTATGCACTTTTTAAGCAAGCATACAGTGTTTCTTTGGACGTAAACAAGTTTCTGGATAAGTATGAGATGTCCAAGCTTCTTAAGGGGCCATATGACACGGAGGGAGCATGCATCACTCTTGAATCCAGACATGGAGACATTTACTCTGAG AGATGGGTAGGACAACTCACACAGATGTACATGAAATGGGCTGAAAGGCAGGGCCATGCAGGGAGGATAGTAGAGAGATGTCCTTCCAATAATGGTGGTCTCAGGTCTGCTACGATTGAACTAGAATTCAGATTTGCTTATGGCTATCTATCAGGGGAAAGAGGGGTCCACTCTGTGATtagaaattttgagaataacAGTGGCCATCGTGAG GCTACTTTGGCATCAGTGGATGTGATTCCTCTATTCATTGAATCATCTCCTGATCTGTCAATTGATGACAAGGATATACTCGTTTCGTACCCTTCACATTGTGAGGACAGTCCATGTCGGACTTCACCAGCTGTTCATGTTCAGCACATACCAACAGGTTTAGAAGTTCGATCCACGG GTGAAAGGAGTCGCTTTGCAAACAAGGTAAAAGCAATCAACCGTTTGAAGGCTAAACTTCTCGTTCTTCTAAGGGACCAAGGACTATCTAGCGTAAATAGTATCAAGAAAGGTGCTACAAGGGCTACGTCGAGTCAAGAAACTCGGAAGTATGTGCTGCGGCCGAGCAAGATGGTGCATGATCTGAAGTGTGGTGTTCAGCTTCCTGATGTAAATGCTGTTTTAAATGGAAATCTTGACCCTCTTATTGCTGCTCACATCAATTCTAGACAATCTAGTATTTGTCAATAA